A stretch of DNA from Gimesia chilikensis:
GACCAGAATGCGGAAGACTTCCCCTTCGAAGGGAGCTCGGATCGTGGTCTGTTCCAGGCGGATGTTGGCGATTTTCAGTTCGGCTTCCGCGAGTGCCACGCTGGCTTTGGCAACGGCTGCTGCTTTACCGGTCGCGTTTTTCTGTTCTTCCCGGGCGAGATCGAGGGCGGCCTGAGCCCGGGCGACTTCGGCCTGCGGAATGGCTGCTTCCAAGCGAACCAGTACTGCCTTTGATGCCGGCTTGTCTCCCGGCTGCACATCGACCGTGTGGACGACCCCTTCAATGGGCGAGGCGATCGAGAGTTGACGGATCGGCTTCAAGTTGAGGGGGACGTAATAGTCACGCGGATGTCTGAGCGTGATGGCTTCGCGTTCGATGAAGGCCGTCTCGGGTTTATCGCCTGCAGGCTGCTGTGCCCTGCCCGGCTGGATTGAGACGCAGAGCGTAATCAGAAGAACGGAGGACAGAACGGACAAACGAGTGTATGTAAAAAACTGAGCCAGACGGGTCTGCATTGCTTCGGCGCTTTCATGTACGAAGATGGTCACTAAGGTACAAAAGTCTCTTGTGCCGATTTTCGCTGACGGGTTGCGCAGTTTCAAGCAGTGTTTCCGCTTCTTTCCAGATTTCGCCGAAGATGTCTGGCTGTGATCAGGCGGCGATTACTGACAGAGAACCCAGCCACGCAGTTTCACACAGCAGGCCGAGGTGCAGTTTTTGGTGTCGATCCAGATCTGGTGACACCAGTTGCGCGGCTTTTCGACGATCGCAGGTGGCTTTTCCAGTTCGAAGGTAACCGCGGGTACGTAGCGTTTTGCCTGGACGATCCCCTTCAGCAGCGAAGCCGGGGACACCTTGGGGGGCGATTTGGCCTGCATCAGGTGACAGGCAGAGAGGGCGTCCATGGCGTATTCCGCACAGTGAATTCCATTCGCGCGTTTGCCCGTGAGGTGATGCCTGATGGAATAGGGTGTGCCCAGTTTCTGATCGAGCAGTCGTTCGTATTCCTCGGTCATCTCTGCAGTGAAAGCGGACCGTGGGTGAAAGACATGGATCGAAGCGGGACGCTGTGTATTCAGGTAGTTTTTCAGCGTCAGACAGCGGGCCCCTGCCCCGTTCATGCTGTCATAGACCACCGGTTCCCCGTTTCGCATGACGATCATGGCGACATGCGTGTAAGGGCTCTGGGTGAAGATGCGAACGGCGAGACAGTCCCCTTTACTGAACAGCAGTGTGCCTGTCTCAACGCGTGTGGAAAGTGAATCGGCCAGTTGGTCGAAGGTCTTAAAATTCATCGTCATCTGTGGTCTTGCAGCCTCGACTGGCTGTTCATTCCTTTGAGTATCCTGTGGCGTGGAAGCGAGGACAGCAATTGACAGGAATAATGACATAACGGGCTCCTTCTGGATAGAGCAATCTGAAATGCCTTATATGAGCACTCCGTTGCGTTGCAGACGGTTTTCTCAGTTACTTAAAGCGATATTTTCACATTCGCAGTTCGCTGTCAACGGGGTGATCTTGGAAAAAGATCAGAAAAATATCCGTAAAAACGGGAAATCAATGACAGCAAGCCTGAGCGTATTGCCAGAAAATGACTCGATTTAAGTCTGTTATATCAAATATATCAAAGCTGTTTTAAGTGAAAGAGGTCCTTTGTAGTTATTCCGGCTTGCGAGCGGCAAGCATGAAGTGGTGTACTGCCCCATCGATGGCGACATCCGTGAAGAGGTCCAGCAGACGATGGGCGTACCATTGATACTGCTTGGTCGAGAACTGCAGGAGTCCGCCCGGTTTGAGCGACCGCAGGCAGAGTTGCAGAAACTGTTCCCCCTGCTCTTCGCTGGTGAAATAGGATTTATTCGTGAGCAGGTAGTCGTAGGCTTCTTCGGGGATGTCTGCTTCCCCGGTGATAAGTTCCGTACGCACCGTGGTGAGTTCGTTCTTCGCGATCCCCTGCTCTGCACAGAGGATGGCGCGGGCGTTGGTGTCTACGGCGTGGATATCGGCATTAGGACATCGGGCGGCAGCGGCGAAAGCAACGATGCCTGAACCGCAGTCGTAATTCAAAATCCGGGATTCATCGGTGAGTTCCATCAGTTTGATCAGCGTACGGGCGCTCTGGTTGGGACGTCGATGACTGAAGACGCCGGGCAGCGTGTATGCGTAAAGCAGTCGCTCGCCTTCACGGATGGCTGTTTCATCCTCGAATGTTTTCTTCTCCGGCGCGTCCTGCTGTTTCTTGCCCTGGTAAACAATACCTGCGTCCGAGACGACGCGGGTGACTTTGGAAAAGAGCGACTGCAGGAACTTGTGGTATTCGTAATCTTTGTCGCGCGGCGAAGCGATGGTCAGCGTGCCCCCCTGCCCCAGGCTGCGGACGGCTGAGAGTGTCAGATCGCGAACGTATTCATCGGAAAACTGTTGCGAGAGTGGCAGCAGGACGGCATCGTAATCGGTTTCTGGTAACTCGCTGTCGCAGAGGGATTGAAATCCGGCACTGATGGTGATGGTCTCGTCGGACTTGAGTTCCGAAACCTGTTCTGCAATCTGCGTGCTGACCGATTTGTTAAAGCTGAAACAGTCGAGCTGCGTTTCCAGGCCGGGACGCTGCAGGAGTTCGATCGTGAACGGCTGCAGGTTGGTTTGAAAACAGAGTGCCCGCGCCGGCTGCCAGTCTGCTTCGAGGAAATCGAGGAGCAGTTGTTCGGGGGGCGGCTGCATTTTCTGTGAGCGTTGTTTCTTTTTCGAACGTCGCGACATCGGTTCTGGTCTTCAGGTTGGATTTAAAAAACGGAAAATTCTTTCTTAAGCAGTCCGTTGCCGGTCGTCAATCATCAGGCGACGCGGCAGATAAAACATTTCAGGTAGTGGTTCTCGGGACAACTGGGGGAAACCGGATGGTCGGCCGGCTGGCCTCGCTGTTCGAGGACCTGGATGTGGCGACCGGTCTGCTGTGCGACCGAGGCCAGCATCTGCTGAAAGTCCTGTTGCGTGACGAGTCCGGAGCAGCTGCAGGTCACCAGGATGCCACCCGGTTTGAGCACATCCAGGGCGAGCCGATTGAGACTGAAGTAACCTTTGAGGGCCTGCTTGACCCCACTGCGGTGCCGGGCCATCTTGGGGGGATCCAGGATTACGGAATCGAACAGCTCCCCCTGCTCTTTGAACTGTTCGAGCACCGCATAAGCTTTGCCCGACTGAAAGCGGATCCGGTTGCCGACGCCATTCAGTTCTGCATTGGCGGTGGCCTGTTCGATGGCCCCCTGGGACGCGTCGAAGGCCTGCACCGACTGTGCCTGTCCATGAATGATGGCATTCAGCGCGAAGGCACCGGTGTAGCAGTGCATTTCCAGGACGCGATGATTCTTGAGATAGCGGGCGGCTGCCAGGCGGTTGTCGCGCTGATCGAGATAGAACCCGGTCTTCTGTCCGGTGACCATGTTCATGCCGTAG
This window harbors:
- a CDS encoding YiiX/YebB-like N1pC/P60 family cysteine hydrolase; its protein translation is MSLFLSIAVLASTPQDTQRNEQPVEAARPQMTMNFKTFDQLADSLSTRVETGTLLFSKGDCLAVRIFTQSPYTHVAMIVMRNGEPVVYDSMNGAGARCLTLKNYLNTQRPASIHVFHPRSAFTAEMTEEYERLLDQKLGTPYSIRHHLTGKRANGIHCAEYAMDALSACHLMQAKSPPKVSPASLLKGIVQAKRYVPAVTFELEKPPAIVEKPRNWCHQIWIDTKNCTSACCVKLRGWVLCQ
- a CDS encoding methyltransferase, which codes for MSRRSKKKQRSQKMQPPPEQLLLDFLEADWQPARALCFQTNLQPFTIELLQRPGLETQLDCFSFNKSVSTQIAEQVSELKSDETITISAGFQSLCDSELPETDYDAVLLPLSQQFSDEYVRDLTLSAVRSLGQGGTLTIASPRDKDYEYHKFLQSLFSKVTRVVSDAGIVYQGKKQQDAPEKKTFEDETAIREGERLLYAYTLPGVFSHRRPNQSARTLIKLMELTDESRILNYDCGSGIVAFAAAARCPNADIHAVDTNARAILCAEQGIAKNELTTVRTELITGEADIPEEAYDYLLTNKSYFTSEEQGEQFLQLCLRSLKPGGLLQFSTKQYQWYAHRLLDLFTDVAIDGAVHHFMLAARKPE